GGGTCGTCTTCAAATTGCCTGAAAAGAATGGTTCTCAGTTCGGACGACCTCCATGGAATTGATGTGGGTGGTGACTTTTGCGAAGCTTCATCGTCGACGCTAAGTGAACGTGAAGGAGGATTAGCCTTTGCCGATAATCGCTGACGACAAAACTTCACATCACAAGATGGGTCTTCAATTGGCTAGAACTAAACGTCACAACTTCAACATTTATGATTGTaagttccattttttttaattatttggtttttattatcatcaatttgttgacaaactttcaactttaGGTTTATTCATCTATCTTCAACATCTAAGAGTAGTATTAAcactttaatatttataaaaaaatttaccatcaatatatgaacgaaaatgttttatttaccTTCAATTTTATCCATATATTAATGGTaactattaataaaacttttgtgggAGATGAACCCTTTTAGAAGTTAGAATGTATTTTtagaactttaaaaaaaaattcaatgatatttttaattaatttgttttttgaaatatttgtaaaCAGTTGAGCTAATGTGGAGTGTATTTCGGGATCCCTCAAGCATGCTACATGGTTGGAAACGTTGAATTTATGAGAGTGTTACAGATCGTGGATAACAGTGGGAAGAACATATTTCACATAGTAGTCAAGAACCGACAACCCAAAAGacttattatattatttcaacGAGAAAATCATCAGCTTACTTGAATTagctacaaaaaaaaaaaaaaaaaaaaaaaaaaaaaaaaaaaaaaaaaaaaaaaaaaaaaaaaaaaaaaaaNNNNNNNNNNNNNNNNNNNNNNNNNNNNNNNNNNNNNNNNNNNNNNNNNNNNNNNNNNNNNNNNNNNNNNNNNNNNNNNNNNNNNNNNNNNNNNNNNNNNNNNNNNNNNNNNNNNNNNNNNNNNNNNNNNNNNNNNNNNNNNNNNNNNNNNNNNNNNNNNNNNNNNNNNNNNNNNNNNNNNNNNNNNNNNNNtttttttttttttttgtgtcatataaaaataaatatatattttttattaaatgataataaaatttttaaaaatgtttgtcTGCcttataattacattttcatGATTTAATGGGCCTcttagtattattattttattttcttttctttttcattttagctATTAGGACCAAGAGTCCagtttcaaaattcaaaacaatcaaattttgagctttttataataatgtacGTAGATGGTTGaaatatttagattaaaatatcTCCCCCTCACTTATGTAAGTCTCAATATtatatagatttttaaaatttaaatacacgACTAAGGTACAACGTTCGATGTTGTCCCTAGAATCTCAACACTGCCATGATTTTTAAGGTTTTGAAAAGAAACGATACTCATTCAAACTAATCACTAAGTTTTGCATGGTTTAAAAATCTGGCAACATCAAACTAGGTTCGACACCGAGACCTATTAGCCATTGATGCAAGAACATCCTTGGGTTAAATGGCTACTTACTCCAATGTTTGGCTTGCTCTATTAGCTAGCCCGTTACAACCATGATCAATCAAGGCCGTTGGTGCACAATATGCGCAAACTATTATGGATTTGGTTTTGTTAACAGGATAATCCGAATAAgaattgttttcaaattaagttaaattgtgtaattaaatgataataatNGAACATTGAAAGAAAGGATCTATCAAAGgtataacaaaagaaaatggaaaaaaaaaaacattaacacATGATGTTGACGTGACAGTGTTTTATTATCATAACTAATGACAATAATACCTCAAACATgcgaaaaaaatcattaacaCCTGATGTTGACGTGACAGTGTTTTATTGTCATAATTAATGACAATAATACCTCAAACATGCCAAAAAAATCGTgtaatttagtatatatatggGTAAATGGCCAATCAGTTGTTCACCCCAAAATCTCATTCCCTTCTGCCTCAATTCCTTCGGCCTCAAGCTCTTCGTCAAGTTAAAAAGCAGAAAGGTTTCTAATTCCAATTCAAAATGATGCAGCCAACTCACCGGTCATCTTCAAATTGGTCGGAAATGACGGTTCTCAGTTCTAACGATCACCATGTGATTGACATTGACAATCACTTTCATGGAGCTTCATCGTCAACGCAAGTGAACATGAAGGAAGATCAGCATCGGTCAATAATCGTTCACAATCTATCaagtattttttatcttttaaatcttttagatttataatttttttagacaataaatctctaaatgtttgaatttgagAGATTAACGTATAATAAAATCTatgtatataaatttaaaaatcaaacacTAAATTTGcaattaattattgttattattatttttatataagaaaaaatatcatagaaaatattaatgttattgTATAAAATATACCCACTTGATCCTTGGGATAGAACTGTATATATACTTCTGAGTTTAATTTGAtaataacatatttttatttttgggtatATCTCATTCATTTGaatccaactcaatccaaaTAAGTTCTGACATTTTTTAGAGAACCCAACAATGGACGATGATCTACATGTTCGGCTATGCGAAGCAGCAAGTAGGGGCGACTGGAAGAGTGCAGAGAAAATCGAGAAGACGCATAAGGGAGTATTATCAGAGGTAATAAGGAAGGATAGAAAAGAAACGGCCCTCCACATAGCTACCAAATTCAACCACACTGCTTTCGTTGAGAAGCTGATTGAAAAAATAACCGAAAAGGACTTAGAAGCCACAAATATATATGGAAACACAGCCCTCTCCATGGCTGCTACATTAGGCGCTGTGGATATTGCCAACTCCATGCTGCAAAAGAATAAGGATTTAGTCCTAATTCGTGGGTCTGAAAATGCGACCCCCATTTTAGTGGCTGCGAGATATAAACAGAACCACATGGTTTCTTATCTCCTCAAACACATGGACTTGAGCATCCAAAGCATGGCAACCAGCGAGCAAATGGAGCTTCTTCTTAGTGCAATTGCCACCGACCATTACGGTTTGTTTTTACtcacaaaatataatttttatcaattGGGTCTATTTCATATACTTACTAATTTAGTCTCATCtcttaatcatttatttatttatgtttttggtTCTTTAACAGATATAGCTCTACTTATTCTAAACGGGAACAAATCATTGGCACTGGAACGAGACGCCCATGACGATACACCCTTACATATAATGGCCCGAAAATCTAATACTATAGGCTCCAAAAATAACCTAACCAAGTGGCAATCATCCATTAATAGCTGtaagtattttgtttttttcttcaactttattaaatttaaaaatggtattacactttaacatttataaaattcctaaatttctaaaattgtttatttacctctcataaatattttctctttaatgAGAAGGATATTccattaaaaacttttttttttttttttttaataactttacttttaaaaaattatgagaattttaaaagttagtACTGATTATTCTATTCATTAGTATAGTATTTTTCACTATAGAAAATTAAGTGGTatgtttgaaattattttgagaCTGAAGAGTATTTTGTgaagggatttttttttttttttttttttttttattttaagtttaaagaatttatttttattaatttaggctttcaaaattttggtttagGTTTGAAGCATATCTACAAGAAGGAGATAATGCAGACACAAGCCCATCAAACTGTTGAACTGATGTGGAGTGTTGTTCTGGATAAGATTGAAGCAGATAAGAGCTTGAATATCATTTTACATCCCTCAAGCATGCTACACGATGCTGCGAGCATTGGAAACGTTGAATTTGTGAGGATGATACTTTTTAAGAATCCCGAGTTTCTACCGATAGTcgataaaaataagaaaactaTATTTCATATAGCAGTTGAGAATCGACAACGTTgtatctttaatttaatttttgacaGGAAGCTGTTCGACCTGTATgagttattatattatttcaataaaacaAACATCAGCTTGTTAGAATTAGCTGCCAAAAAAGCAGATGGATGTCATCTTGATCGTATCACTGGAGCAGCTTTTCAAATGCATGATGAGCTTCTATGGTTTAAGGTACTTTTGATCAAACATGTCCATTTACCTAAAGATTGTTTTTCTCGTCCTCGCTCAACCCCATCTCgcttttttatacaaaaataaaaatatttcttattataaattataatgaattaggttttttatttgctttattttattattacattttcgtaattttctCCAAATGAGTCATCATGCTTAGTATACTCTATTTTTGGCtaataaactcaaaataaataaaattagtaaaaaaaacaaaggcttcttataaatattattagtcatctataattattttataggttattttgttgcattatatatatatatttattcaaatgATGGCAAAATTTACATATGTTTTGAAGGAAGTAGAAGATGTTGTAGAGTGTGtgatgaaaagaaaggaagagaagCCAAGACAATTATTCACCGAAGAACACAAAGAGCTTGcgaaagaaggagaaaagtGGGTGAAGAGTGCAGCAAATTCATGCATGCTGCTAGCACCTTTGATAATCACTGTAGCTTTGAGTGCAGCATTCACATTACCAGGCGGCAACAACGAGAACACAGGCTCGCCCATGTTTCTTTACCACAAATTGTTCACTGTGTTCACCATCTCAGATGCCACAGCTTTGATCTCATCTTCAGTTGCATTTCTATGGTTTTCGTCGATCTCGATGTCGCGACGTTCCGAAACCGATTTTCTGTACAGGCTGCCACTCAAGTTGGTTCTTGGTCTTGGTTtgctcttcctttcttttctgggaATGGTGCTGGCTTTCGATATCTCCTTCTTCCTGCACTATGGAAAAGATAGCTCTTGGGTTCCAATGCTCATTGCTGGGATGTCTACCCTTCCAATTTACTGGTTTTGTGCGCTGCATGGGAAACTTTGGGCTGATTGTTTAGCAGCATTACATGCCTGTGGGGTATCATATTTACGACAGATTAGGCTGGAAAAAGAGCTGATTATCGTTGTTAATAAATAACTTATTTTAGATCCTTCCTTGTATTTGTAACTGTATCGTTACTCTTCATTGTATATTGAACCCATACAACGTCTTTatctaaataatatctactcaTATCAGTAGTTTACTCTTCATTGTTATAgacatttttttcatcttaaatatacaataatatatacttGAAGGTCGTTTCTTGAAAAATTAGTAAATagtttgatttagtttttcactGTTGTTCCTTTTCCccttaatttcaaattaattaattaataaacattattaataataattttaggaTGATGATAAcgtgtttttaattattaataattttaggattttgaaaaaaatatggtccaaataaaatagagtacaaaatactcaaaattttgatgatCTGTCAATTAATTTGGcactataaataaattaaattttgacacGTAGAGACTTAAACAATAATACTTGagttttggttaattttagaataaaagaatctatattttattttaataatttaaaaaaatctttcgtcattttttctttgtttcgtttattattttgttataatattattactaCTTTTGATTTCCaccttaaataattttttcaaaaaaaatcttattcaccattttcGATTGCCATATCAATCCAAATTAATTctcaagtttgaaaatttaactATTAAATTCCTAACCGTTATAAAATCTTcgattttattctttttcattaactCATTATTAATGAGGTTGACATGACAAtctttaattgaaataatactcatgataataaaaataattaaatactaataataataatatctctaaaacacaacaaaaaaggGTTATTAAGTATTATATATTTGGATAAATGGccaatttgtttatatatataagttgttCATCGCTCATAGATCTCATTGCTTTCTCTGCTTCAACCTCTTCGTTACGTTAGAGTGAGTTGCATTAGGGTTTCCAATTCCAAGTAATAATACGACGCAACAAACTCACGGGTCGTCTTCAAATTGCTCGAAATGACGATTCTCAGTTCCGACGACAATCATGAATTTGATGTTCATGGTGACTTTTATGAAACTTCATCGTCGAAGCAAGTAAACGTAAAGGAGGATCAGCATCAGCCGATAATCGCTGACGACAAAACTTCACATCACAAGATGGGTCTTCAATTGGCTAGAACTAAACGTCACAACTTCAACATTTACAATTGTaagttccatttttttataattattttactttataataaataaaatttttatttatttgaatctaacTCACTCCAATCGACCTGCAGTTGAATTTAgttgattgaattttaattttttacagGGAGCGTGAAGACGGAAGATCATCCGCTGCATATTCAGCTATGCGAAGCAGCAACTAGAGGTGATTGGAAGACTGCGAACAACGTCGAAAAGACACATAAGGGAATCCTGTCGGAGGTAATAAGAAAGGACAGAAAAGAAACAGCTCTTCACATTGCCACCAAATTCAACAACACTGCCTTCGTTGAGAGGCTCATTGAAAAGCTAACAGAAAAGGAGTTGGAAGCCACAGATGTATATGGAAACACAGCGCTCTGCATCGCTGCTACATTAGGCGCTGTGGACATTGCCAACTCCATGCTGCAAAAAAATAAGGATTTAGTGCTAATTCGTGGGTCTCAAAATGCAACCCCCATTGTAGTTGCTGCGAGATACAAACAGAACCATATGGTTGCTTATCTACTCAAAGAGATGGACTTGAGTATCCAAAGCATGGCAACTAGCGACCAAATGGAGCTTCTTCTTAGTGCCATTGCCACCGACCATTACAGTTCGTTTTTactcacaaaatttaatttttatcaatcCGGTCggtttaaaatacttttttatttagtcCGAACTCTTAATTATTgtgtcttttttattttgttcttttacaGATGTAGCTTTACTCATTCTAAACGAGAACAAGTCATTGGCACTAGAACGAGACACCAATGACGATACACCCTTACATATAATGGCCCGAAAATCTAATACATTAGGCACAAAAAATAACCCAACCAAGTGGCAATCATCTCTCCATAGgtgtaagtttttttttttctttttaatatttcaaaaatatcttaaaactttattaagtcattaatattcttcatttttttttaatattttctattaatactatatttaaaaaatattcatgattTTTTACGTCTTATTTACCTTCCATTTTATCCATTTACTAATGGTAAgtattatcttttaaattttctttataaaatttaaaaatatttttgaagtaagTTTAAACTATTaggaaattttaattaattgaaatatttgtaattttgattCCATCTTAggtttcaaatatatatacaagaagaaaatgatgcaAATACAAGCATGTCAAACGGTTGAGCTAATGTGGAGTGTAGTTCAGGGTAAGATTGAAGAAGATAAGAGTTtggatttcattttatatccCTCAAGCATGCTACACGATGCTGCAAGCGTCGGAAACGTTGAGTTTATGAGAGTGTTACTTCATACAAATCCTGAGTTTCTACGGATTGTTGATAGTAGTGGGAAGAACATATTTCACATAGCAGTTGAAAATCGACAACGGCGTGTCTTCAACTTAATTTATGATATGAAGCTCTTCGACCCAATGGACTTTTTATACtatttcaatgaagaaaaCATCAGTTTGCTTGAATTAGCTGCCAAAAGAGCAGATTCAAGTCATCTTGAACGTGTCTTGGGATCGTTCTTTCAAATGCATGAGGAGCTTCTATGGTTTAAGGTACTTTTAATTAGAGATATAAATGTTGAAGATTATTATTGGAAGTGAGTCTCAGGTTGGCTAAATTAGGGGaagatcatgtgtttataagtgaggatctgaatgtcccacattagttggggaggagaacaaaacaccttttataagggagtggaaaccttctcTAGCAGACGACTTTTAAAGGCAGAAGCctaaaaggacaatatttgttatgaGGTCTTTTcgagaaacccaaagcaaagcctcTGGGTTCTTACATAGGAAtattatcttcattggtacgaggctttttCGGGAAACCAAAGCAAAatccacgagagcttatgctcaaagtggaagCCCGCCACGAgagagagcttatgctcaaagtggatgcccgaaagggaaagcccatgGAAGCCCGCCACgagaggccttttggggaaacccaaagcaaagccacgagagagagcttatgctcaaagtggatgcccgaaagggaaagcccatgGAAGCCCGCCACgagaggccttttggggaaacccaaagcaaagccacgagagagagcttatgctcaaagtggatgcccgaaagggaaagcccatgGAAGCCCGCCACgagaggccttttggggaaacccaaagcaaagccacgagagagagcttatgctcaaagtggatgcccgaaagggaaagcccatgGAAGCCCGCCACgagaggccttttggggaaacccaaagcaaagccacaaGAGCTATTGGTCAAAGTAGAAACCCGAaatggaaagtccaaagaggacaatatttgctagcggtggatctgggtcgttacataggAATATTATCCttgtacgaggccttttggggaaacacatagcaaaaccacgagagcttatgctcaaagtggacaacatcGTACCATTATAGAGAATCATTTACCTTCTGGGTCGGGCTcgtaaaaacacaaaattattttataagtGATATTGTAGAAATATATAGTGTACCGTAATGATGACAAAATTGACCTAATATTTTGAAGGAAGTAGAGGATATAGTAGAACGTAGAATAAGAATAAAGAAAGGGAATCAAACAGCAAGAGAATTATTCAACCAAGAACACACAGAGCTTGcaaaagaaggagaaaagtGGGTGAAGAGTGCAGCCAATTCAT
This genomic interval from Cucurbita pepo subsp. pepo cultivar mu-cu-16 chromosome LG20, ASM280686v2, whole genome shotgun sequence contains the following:
- the LOC111783506 gene encoding uncharacterized protein LOC111783506, with product MTILSSDDNHEFDVHGDFYETSSSKQVNVKEDQHQPIIADDKTSHHKMGLQLARTKRHNFNIYNCNVKTEDHPLHIQLCEAATRGDWKTANNVEKTHKGILSEVIRKDRKETALHIATKFNNTAFVERLIEKLTEKELEATDVYGNTALCIAATLGAVDIANSMLQKNKDLVLIRGSQNATPIVVAARYKQNHMVAYLLKEMDLSIQSMATSDQMELLLSAIATDHYNVALLILNENKSLALERDTNDDTPLHIMARKSNTLGTKNNPTKWQSSLHRCFKYIYKKKMMQIQACQTVELMWSVVQGKIEEDKSLDFILYPSSMLHDAASVGNVEFMRVLLHTNPEFLRIVDSSGKNIFHIAVENRQRRVFNLIYDMKLFDPMDFLYYFNEENISLLELAAKRADSSHLERVLGSFFQMHEELLWFKEVEDIVERRIRIKKGNQTARELFNQEHTELAKEGEKWVKSAANSSMRAAISIAIIVLFAGGMNYGSGSPTFVDNKWVTVFVISDAIALISSSFATLLFWMMQRSRCEESDFLLWLPLELVVGIGSLFLSLLAMVLAFDAYLFLLLGTYICSITLLIGGTFSGIIFLFCVLQWELLTDCFAAIYAGGMSYLSNNRLVKGSNVYR